In a single window of the Raphanus sativus cultivar WK10039 chromosome 9, ASM80110v3, whole genome shotgun sequence genome:
- the LOC108828577 gene encoding uncharacterized protein LOC108828577 isoform X1, with translation MPATEEEPIFGWNSSGGRNLRRRKLLVGEKVEVRSVEEGFLGSWYSGTVISCKKRRLRSIRYDHILSDDATDYLVDTVDVSEVVEGLSSSSYGCLRGRLRPVPPKLEVDRFSLAYGLCVDVYISDAWWEGVIFDHESGSGRRRVFFPDLGDETDADVQSFRVTQDWDEVRETWECRGRWMLLALIEKYEEDNYLPVSVKQLWYDIRVRVEFARIREWTCSARRLWEGLMLEVIEDNLKITISQFLHQELELVKEASQAVNETDACPSGVEVIAPQEQQFSSNDIDHKRASHRCISMPGLTSVTGIRSEVSYINGITELSSQKSTDDHDKKLGTWQPFDCVAKSCPQAVSSYIRAPTLRVAFHVRKHLRYMGWTIEQIVDEGGRHRYRYLSPDGRLNEKSLRQVCIILKQRDKPLTPPEVAQRLSLPCENWTCNTQEPRSIVLALPASNRNVAHGDGRKSSAETLLECGSQGKEEDINRKTGKSYPVRTRKRALYVGLETKTKAQGFVRLRSKRKKKRSLRYISRENKLIVGSRDVNLSRTRGQTSRMLTDIKNRVTGRGKTRVSRSSKRVQRVITPTSRNQSPRTVLSWLIENNVILPRENIRCRNQKDHTVRKEGKLTREGIKCSCCRRIFSISGFEAHANGGSCRAAANIFLDDGRSLLDCQVEAYKTRKKAQPRNLLKIKLRQWENDIVCSVCHYGGKLILCDGCPSAFHSSCLGLEDVPDGDWFCASCCCDACGQFVAKSISKYAKEEKLISCKQCERKYHPSCLHYVGDGAFDKFLAEKWFCSRDCEEIFVNLCEFIGKPREVGVEKNLTWRLVQSLESDTLGTDASKIEAVAETHCKLSVAVDVMHELFEPVKRRHSGGDLAEDVIFSRWSKYKRLNFSGFYTALLERNDELVTVATVRILGKKVAEMPFIGTRFQHRQHGMCRVFMNELEKVLIDLGVERLVLPAVPCVLDTWTNSFGFSKVTIPEKKDFLQFTFLEFGRTILCQKILIKSSVSHPLPSTSTASLGETNCDIINIEDNSASDDRSEVHEAEQNIRIEDNSASDDISEVHQAEKHLEESSSTKTPLEEIKTQEERLVKENRILKCYTRKRLKCRRLT, from the exons ATGCCTGCGACTGAGGAGGAGCCGATATTCGGCTGGAACAGCAGCGGCGGACGAAATCTCCGCCGGCGTAAGCTTCTCGTCGGTGAAAAAGTAGAG GTAAGAAGTGTTGAGGAAGGGTTTCTTGGTTCTTGGTACTCAGGTACTGTTATTTCCTGCAAAAAGCGACGCCTCCGTAGCATCAGATACGATCACATCCTCTCTGATGATGCTACTGATTATCTCGTGGATACGGTTGACGTTTCCGAGGTAGTAGAAGGGTTGAGCTCTTCTTCTTATGGTTGTTTACGTGGACGTTTGAGACCTGTGCCGCCAAAGCTGGAAGTTGATCGATTCAGCCTTGCGTATGGACTCTGTGTTGATGTATACATCAGTGATGCTTGGTGGGAAGGTGTGATCTTTGACCACGAGAGCGGTTCTGGGAGAAGGAGAGTGTTTTTCCCTGATTTGGGTGATGAAACCGATGCTGATGTTCAATCTTTTCGTGTTACTCAGGATTGGGATGAGGTTAGGGAGACTTGGGAGTGTCGTGGGAGATGGATGTTGCTTGCGTTGATTGAGAAGTATGAGGAGGATAACTATCTCCCGGTTTCGGTTAAGCAGCTTTGGTATGACATACGGGTCAGGGTTGAGTTTGCGAGGATAAGGGAATGGACTTGCTCCGCTAGGCGTTTATGGGAAGGTTTGATGTTGGAGGTGATTGAGGACAATCTGAAAATCACAATAAGTCAGTTTCTTCACCAAGAGTTGGAGCTAGTCAAAGAAGCTTCTCAAGCGGTTAATGAGACCGATGCTTGTCCAAGTGGTGTGGAAGTGATTGCTCCACAAGAACAACAATTTTCCTCCAACGACATAGATCACAAACGGGCGAGCCACAGATGCATTTCCATGCCTGGGTTAACTTCTGTGACTGGCATAAGGTCGGAGGTAAGTTACATCAATGGGATAACAGAACTTTCCAGCCAGAAATCTACTGACGACCATGACAAGAAACTTGGAACCTGGCAACCTTTTGATTGTGTTGCTAAATCATGCCCACAAGCTGTGTCTAGCTATATTAGGGCACCGACACTGAGAGTGGCCTTCCATGTTAGGAAGCATCTTAGGTATATGGGATGGACCATAGAACAAATTGTGGACGAAGGTGGAAGGCATAGGTATCGCTACCTCTCACCAGATGGAAGGCTAAATGAGAAGTCCCTTCGTCAAGTATGTATCATATTGAAACAACGTGACAAGCCCCTGACGCCTCCGGAGGTGGCTCAGCGTCTTTCTCTGCCTTGTGAAAACTGGACGTGTAACACCCAGGAACCGAGGAGCATTGTTTTGGCTTTGCCTGCTTCTAATAGAAATGTCGCTCATGGTGATGGAAGGAAGTCGTCTGCTGAGACCTTGCTTGAGTGTGGAAGCCAGGGAAAAGAGGAAGACATCAACAGAAAAACCGGCAAATCCTATCCCGTCCGGACTCGTAAAAGAGCACTCTATGTAGGGCTGGAGACAAAAACAAAAGCTCAAGGCTTCGTACGGTTGAGAAGTAAGCGTAAAAAGAAACGTAGTCTTAGATATATATCCAGGGAGAACAAATTGATTGTAGGTTCGCGAGATGTCAATCTGAGCAGGACAAGGGGGCAAACTTCAAGAATGCTAACAGATATTAAGAATCGAGTAACTGGTCGCGGTAAAACCCGTGTGTCAAGATCAAGCAAAAGAGTGCAGCGGGTAATAACTCCCACCTCCAGAAACCAGAGTCCACGCACTGTTCTTTCCTGGCTCATAGAAAACAATGTGATTCTACCAAGAGAAAATATACGATGCCGTAATCAAAAGGATCACACTGTGAGAAAAGAGGGGAAACTAACTCGTGAGGGTATAAAATGCAGTTGTTGCCGTAGAATTTTCTCCATAAGTGGCTTCGAGGCTCATGCTAATGGTGGATCATGCAGAGCAGCAGCCAACATCTTCCTGGACGATGGAAGATCTCTCTTGGATTGCCAAGTGGAAGCCtataaaacaagaaagaaagccCAACCACGTAATCTTCTGAAGATAAAATTGCGTCAATGGGAGAACGACATAGTTTGTTCCGTTTGTCATTATGGAGGGAAGCTGATTCTTTGCGATGGATGTCCATCCGCTTTCCATTCAAGTTGTCTTGGGCTGGAG GATGTTCCAGATGGTGACTGGTTCTGCGCATCATGTTGTTGTGATGCCTGTGGACAATTTGTTGCCAAGAGCATTAGCAAATATGCCAAGGAGGAAAAACTTATCAGCTGCAAGCAGTGTGAACGTAAAT ATCACCCTAGCTGCTTGCATTATGTTGGTGACGGTGCATTTGATAAATTCTTGGCAGAAAAGTGGTTTTGCAGCAGGGACTGTGAAGAG atatttgtaaaTCTCTGTGAGTTTATTGGGAAACCGAGAGAGGTGGGCGTGGAGAAGAATTTAACTTGGAGACTGGTGCAGTCCTTGGAATCAGATACATTAGGGACTGACGCTTCTAAAATTGAAGCCGTGGCAGAAACTCACTGCAAGCTCAGTGTGGCTGTTGACGTGATGCATGAACTTTTCGAGCCTGTGAAAAGACGTCATTCTGGTGGAGATCTTGCTGAAGATGTTATTTTTAGCAGATG GTCAAAATATAAACGTTTGAACTTCAGTGGATTTTACACGGCACTTCTAGAAAGGAACGACGAACTGGTTACTGTTGCCACTGTCAG AATTCTGGGGAAAAAGGTTGCAGAAATGCCTTTCATTGGTACTAGATTCCAGCATCGCCAGCACGGGATGTGCCGGGTTTTCATGAATGAACTCGAAAAG GTGCTCATTGACTTGGGAGTTGAGAGACTGGTCCTGCCTGCAGTTCCGTGCGTACTGGACACATGGACAAACTCATTTGGGTTTTCAAAAGTGACAATTCCCGAAAAGAAAGACTTTCTGCAGTTTACTTTCTTGGAATTTGGACGAACAATATTGTGCCAAAAGATATTGATCAAGAGCAGTGTGTCACATCCACTTCCAAGTACAAGTACAG CGTCTCTTGGTGAAACAAACTGTGACATCATCAATATTGAAGACAATTCTGCATCTGATGATAGATCAGAAGTACATGAGGCGGAACAAAACATTAGGATTGAAGACAATTCTGCATCTGATGATATATCAGAAGTTCACCAGGCAGAAAAGCATCTCGAGGAGTCTAGCTCTACTAAAACCCCCCTGGA GGAAATAAAAACACAAGAAGAAAGGTTGGTGAAAGAGAACCGAATCCTAAAGTGTTACACACGAAAAAGGTTAAAATGTAGGAGGCTAACATGA
- the LOC108828577 gene encoding uncharacterized protein LOC108828577 isoform X2, with the protein MDSVLMYTSVMLGGKDWDEVRETWECRGRWMLLALIEKYEEDNYLPVSVKQLWYDIRVRVEFARIREWTCSARRLWEGLMLEVIEDNLKITISQFLHQELELVKEASQAVNETDACPSGVEVIAPQEQQFSSNDIDHKRASHRCISMPGLTSVTGIRSEVSYINGITELSSQKSTDDHDKKLGTWQPFDCVAKSCPQAVSSYIRAPTLRVAFHVRKHLRYMGWTIEQIVDEGGRHRYRYLSPDGRLNEKSLRQVCIILKQRDKPLTPPEVAQRLSLPCENWTCNTQEPRSIVLALPASNRNVAHGDGRKSSAETLLECGSQGKEEDINRKTGKSYPVRTRKRALYVGLETKTKAQGFVRLRSKRKKKRSLRYISRENKLIVGSRDVNLSRTRGQTSRMLTDIKNRVTGRGKTRVSRSSKRVQRVITPTSRNQSPRTVLSWLIENNVILPRENIRCRNQKDHTVRKEGKLTREGIKCSCCRRIFSISGFEAHANGGSCRAAANIFLDDGRSLLDCQVEAYKTRKKAQPRNLLKIKLRQWENDIVCSVCHYGGKLILCDGCPSAFHSSCLGLEDVPDGDWFCASCCCDACGQFVAKSISKYAKEEKLISCKQCERKYHPSCLHYVGDGAFDKFLAEKWFCSRDCEEIFVNLCEFIGKPREVGVEKNLTWRLVQSLESDTLGTDASKIEAVAETHCKLSVAVDVMHELFEPVKRRHSGGDLAEDVIFSRWSKYKRLNFSGFYTALLERNDELVTVATVRILGKKVAEMPFIGTRFQHRQHGMCRVFMNELEKVLIDLGVERLVLPAVPCVLDTWTNSFGFSKVTIPEKKDFLQFTFLEFGRTILCQKILIKSSVSHPLPSTSTASLGETNCDIINIEDNSASDDRSEVHEAEQNIRIEDNSASDDISEVHQAEKHLEESSSTKTPLEEIKTQEERLVKENRILKCYTRKRLKCRRLT; encoded by the exons ATGGACTCTGTGTTGATGTATACATCAGTGATGCTTGGTGGGAAG GATTGGGATGAGGTTAGGGAGACTTGGGAGTGTCGTGGGAGATGGATGTTGCTTGCGTTGATTGAGAAGTATGAGGAGGATAACTATCTCCCGGTTTCGGTTAAGCAGCTTTGGTATGACATACGGGTCAGGGTTGAGTTTGCGAGGATAAGGGAATGGACTTGCTCCGCTAGGCGTTTATGGGAAGGTTTGATGTTGGAGGTGATTGAGGACAATCTGAAAATCACAATAAGTCAGTTTCTTCACCAAGAGTTGGAGCTAGTCAAAGAAGCTTCTCAAGCGGTTAATGAGACCGATGCTTGTCCAAGTGGTGTGGAAGTGATTGCTCCACAAGAACAACAATTTTCCTCCAACGACATAGATCACAAACGGGCGAGCCACAGATGCATTTCCATGCCTGGGTTAACTTCTGTGACTGGCATAAGGTCGGAGGTAAGTTACATCAATGGGATAACAGAACTTTCCAGCCAGAAATCTACTGACGACCATGACAAGAAACTTGGAACCTGGCAACCTTTTGATTGTGTTGCTAAATCATGCCCACAAGCTGTGTCTAGCTATATTAGGGCACCGACACTGAGAGTGGCCTTCCATGTTAGGAAGCATCTTAGGTATATGGGATGGACCATAGAACAAATTGTGGACGAAGGTGGAAGGCATAGGTATCGCTACCTCTCACCAGATGGAAGGCTAAATGAGAAGTCCCTTCGTCAAGTATGTATCATATTGAAACAACGTGACAAGCCCCTGACGCCTCCGGAGGTGGCTCAGCGTCTTTCTCTGCCTTGTGAAAACTGGACGTGTAACACCCAGGAACCGAGGAGCATTGTTTTGGCTTTGCCTGCTTCTAATAGAAATGTCGCTCATGGTGATGGAAGGAAGTCGTCTGCTGAGACCTTGCTTGAGTGTGGAAGCCAGGGAAAAGAGGAAGACATCAACAGAAAAACCGGCAAATCCTATCCCGTCCGGACTCGTAAAAGAGCACTCTATGTAGGGCTGGAGACAAAAACAAAAGCTCAAGGCTTCGTACGGTTGAGAAGTAAGCGTAAAAAGAAACGTAGTCTTAGATATATATCCAGGGAGAACAAATTGATTGTAGGTTCGCGAGATGTCAATCTGAGCAGGACAAGGGGGCAAACTTCAAGAATGCTAACAGATATTAAGAATCGAGTAACTGGTCGCGGTAAAACCCGTGTGTCAAGATCAAGCAAAAGAGTGCAGCGGGTAATAACTCCCACCTCCAGAAACCAGAGTCCACGCACTGTTCTTTCCTGGCTCATAGAAAACAATGTGATTCTACCAAGAGAAAATATACGATGCCGTAATCAAAAGGATCACACTGTGAGAAAAGAGGGGAAACTAACTCGTGAGGGTATAAAATGCAGTTGTTGCCGTAGAATTTTCTCCATAAGTGGCTTCGAGGCTCATGCTAATGGTGGATCATGCAGAGCAGCAGCCAACATCTTCCTGGACGATGGAAGATCTCTCTTGGATTGCCAAGTGGAAGCCtataaaacaagaaagaaagccCAACCACGTAATCTTCTGAAGATAAAATTGCGTCAATGGGAGAACGACATAGTTTGTTCCGTTTGTCATTATGGAGGGAAGCTGATTCTTTGCGATGGATGTCCATCCGCTTTCCATTCAAGTTGTCTTGGGCTGGAG GATGTTCCAGATGGTGACTGGTTCTGCGCATCATGTTGTTGTGATGCCTGTGGACAATTTGTTGCCAAGAGCATTAGCAAATATGCCAAGGAGGAAAAACTTATCAGCTGCAAGCAGTGTGAACGTAAAT ATCACCCTAGCTGCTTGCATTATGTTGGTGACGGTGCATTTGATAAATTCTTGGCAGAAAAGTGGTTTTGCAGCAGGGACTGTGAAGAG atatttgtaaaTCTCTGTGAGTTTATTGGGAAACCGAGAGAGGTGGGCGTGGAGAAGAATTTAACTTGGAGACTGGTGCAGTCCTTGGAATCAGATACATTAGGGACTGACGCTTCTAAAATTGAAGCCGTGGCAGAAACTCACTGCAAGCTCAGTGTGGCTGTTGACGTGATGCATGAACTTTTCGAGCCTGTGAAAAGACGTCATTCTGGTGGAGATCTTGCTGAAGATGTTATTTTTAGCAGATG GTCAAAATATAAACGTTTGAACTTCAGTGGATTTTACACGGCACTTCTAGAAAGGAACGACGAACTGGTTACTGTTGCCACTGTCAG AATTCTGGGGAAAAAGGTTGCAGAAATGCCTTTCATTGGTACTAGATTCCAGCATCGCCAGCACGGGATGTGCCGGGTTTTCATGAATGAACTCGAAAAG GTGCTCATTGACTTGGGAGTTGAGAGACTGGTCCTGCCTGCAGTTCCGTGCGTACTGGACACATGGACAAACTCATTTGGGTTTTCAAAAGTGACAATTCCCGAAAAGAAAGACTTTCTGCAGTTTACTTTCTTGGAATTTGGACGAACAATATTGTGCCAAAAGATATTGATCAAGAGCAGTGTGTCACATCCACTTCCAAGTACAAGTACAG CGTCTCTTGGTGAAACAAACTGTGACATCATCAATATTGAAGACAATTCTGCATCTGATGATAGATCAGAAGTACATGAGGCGGAACAAAACATTAGGATTGAAGACAATTCTGCATCTGATGATATATCAGAAGTTCACCAGGCAGAAAAGCATCTCGAGGAGTCTAGCTCTACTAAAACCCCCCTGGA GGAAATAAAAACACAAGAAGAAAGGTTGGTGAAAGAGAACCGAATCCTAAAGTGTTACACACGAAAAAGGTTAAAATGTAGGAGGCTAACATGA
- the LOC108824381 gene encoding protein PMR5 isoform X1 — MNVLLLHISLFLLPLLLQQEPSSSAIILSLKKRHGSSSGSSSSSGNQYSSSRPSSFQGNRSTCSLFMGTWVHDDSYPLYKPADCPAVVESEFDCQMYGRPDSNYLKYRWQPQNCNLPTFNGAEFLLRMKGKNIMFAGDSLGKNQWESLICLIMSSAPSTRTQMTRGLPLSTFRFLDYGITMSFYKAPFLVDIDAVQGKRVLKLEEISGNANAWHDADLLIFNTGHWWSHTGSQQGWDLIQSGNSYYQDMDRFVAMEKALRTWAYWVETHVDRSRTQVFFLSISPTHDNPSDWAASTSSGSKNCYGETEPITGAAYPVSPYTDQLRSVIVEVLHGMHNPALLLDITLLSSLRKDGHPSVYSGLVSGGSQLAKPGQSDCSHWCLPGLPDTWNQLLYTILFY; from the exons atgaatgttcttcttcttcacatctCACTCTTTCTTCTTCCACTACTGCTTCAGCAAGAGCCATCTTCCTCCGCCATTATACTGAGCTTGAAGAAACGCCATGGGAGCAGCAgcggcagcagcagcagcagtgGGAACCAGTACAGCTCGAGCAGACCTTCTTCTTTCCAAGGGAACAGAAGCACGTGCTCTCTCTTCATGGGCACGTGGGTCCACGACGACTCGTACCCTCTGTACAAACCGGCGGATTGTCCCGCCGTCGTGGAGAGTGAGTTCGATTGTCAGATGTACGGACGTCCTGACTCCAACTACCTCAAGTATCGATGGCAGCCCCAGAATTGCAACTTGCCCAC GTTCAATGGTGCTGAGTTTCTGTTGAGAATGAAGGGGAAGAACATAATGTTTGCGGGTGATTCGTTGGGGAAGAATCAATGGGAGTCGTTGATCTGTCTCATTATGTCATCTGCACCCTCCACTCGTACTCAAATGACCAGAGGTCTCCCTCTCTCCACCTTCAGATTCTTG GACTATGGGATAACTATGTCGTTTTACAAAGCTCCTTTCTTGGTGGACATAGACGCTGTTCAAGGCAAGCGTGTGTTGAAACTTGAGGAGATCTCTGGCAATGCCAACGCTTGGCATGACGCTGATCTACTCATCTTCAATACTGGTCACTGGTGGAGCCACACCGGGTCTCAGCAAGG ATGGGACTTGATTCAATCAGGCAATTCTTATTACCAAGACATGGACCGTTTCGTTGCTATGGAGAAAGCTCTTCGTACTTGGGCTTATTGGGTTGAAACACATGTGGATAGATCCAGAACTCaagtcttcttcctctctaTTTCTCCAACACATGACAA TCCGAGTGACTGGGCAGCATCAACGTCTTCGGGATCCAAGAACTGCTACGGAGAGACGGAGCCAATCACAGGAGCGGCTTATCCAGTGAGTCCCTACACAGATCAGCTAAGATCGGTGATCGTTGAAGTGCTTCACGGGATGCACAATCCTGCATTACTTCTTGACATAACGCTCCTCTCTTCCCTCAGAAAAGACGGACACCCTTCTGTCTACAGCGGTCTTGTTAGCGGTGGTTCACAGCTGGCCAAGCCAGGCCAGTCAGATTGTAGCCATTGGTGCTTGCCTGGTCTCCCTGATACATGGAATCAGTTGTTGTATACCATTCTCTTCTATTAG
- the LOC108824381 gene encoding protein PMR5 isoform X2, translating to MNVLLLHISLFLLPLLLQQEPSSSAIILSLKKRHGSSSGSSSSSGNQYSSSRPSSFQGNRSTCSLFMGTWVHDDSYPLYKPADCPAVVESEFDCQMYGRPDSNYLKYRWQPQNCNLPTFNGAEFLLRMKGKNIMFAGDSLGKNQWESLICLIMSSAPSTRTQMTRGLPLSTFRFLDYGITMSFYKAPFLVDIDAVQGKRVLKLEEISGNANAWHDADLLIFNTGHWWSHTGSQQGWDLIQSGNSYYQDMDRFVAMEKALRTWAYWVETHVDRSRTQVFFLSISPTHDK from the exons atgaatgttcttcttcttcacatctCACTCTTTCTTCTTCCACTACTGCTTCAGCAAGAGCCATCTTCCTCCGCCATTATACTGAGCTTGAAGAAACGCCATGGGAGCAGCAgcggcagcagcagcagcagtgGGAACCAGTACAGCTCGAGCAGACCTTCTTCTTTCCAAGGGAACAGAAGCACGTGCTCTCTCTTCATGGGCACGTGGGTCCACGACGACTCGTACCCTCTGTACAAACCGGCGGATTGTCCCGCCGTCGTGGAGAGTGAGTTCGATTGTCAGATGTACGGACGTCCTGACTCCAACTACCTCAAGTATCGATGGCAGCCCCAGAATTGCAACTTGCCCAC GTTCAATGGTGCTGAGTTTCTGTTGAGAATGAAGGGGAAGAACATAATGTTTGCGGGTGATTCGTTGGGGAAGAATCAATGGGAGTCGTTGATCTGTCTCATTATGTCATCTGCACCCTCCACTCGTACTCAAATGACCAGAGGTCTCCCTCTCTCCACCTTCAGATTCTTG GACTATGGGATAACTATGTCGTTTTACAAAGCTCCTTTCTTGGTGGACATAGACGCTGTTCAAGGCAAGCGTGTGTTGAAACTTGAGGAGATCTCTGGCAATGCCAACGCTTGGCATGACGCTGATCTACTCATCTTCAATACTGGTCACTGGTGGAGCCACACCGGGTCTCAGCAAGG ATGGGACTTGATTCAATCAGGCAATTCTTATTACCAAGACATGGACCGTTTCGTTGCTATGGAGAAAGCTCTTCGTACTTGGGCTTATTGGGTTGAAACACATGTGGATAGATCCAGAACTCaagtcttcttcctctctaTTTCTCCAACACATGACAAGtaa
- the LOC108824606 gene encoding mitogen-activated protein kinase kinase kinase 18-like has protein sequence MVMDLSTSKISTFSTSSWWLRGKVIGRGCFGTVNLAVNKSDSNHIFAVKSVGFATCIPRQLDSLENEIRILRSVSSPHIVRFLGDDVTREGTGSFRNLHLEYMPRGTLADVAGQNLEEDTIRRFTWCLVSALKDVHTCGFVHCDVKARNVLLGEEPGSAKLADFGSGLDIRTGNQTGCEARGSPLWMAPEVVRGECQGPESDVWSLGCTIIEMVTGEPPWNEDGAETLRTIGFSDELPKFPARLSENGRDFLEKCLRRDPSERWSCDQLLRHPFLSCYALSESPRHVFDWVDLVFEEEEAVVSESVSSESSSNIARERIGTLAMSRGVIWESDGWLVVRGSGTRQLVRDSSCTELVTVRNSTSSSYSYSPTWQIAKGKITFCSHNVRYMWWQNRKYVEVKRTGVNAPPQCCDRDVPQNADLDVPDLAIIVACSTLLCMCCAQMFINKIFYVGNFCSLYTATQMFTNKYANISMTSGNKEKQHVSQRVGSFMNIVYLKLHNNDQF, from the coding sequence ATGGTGATGGATTTGAGCACTTCAAAAATCTCTACATTTTCTACTTCCTCTTGGTGGCTTAGAGGCAAGGTCATAGGCAGAGGCTGCTTCGGCACCGTTAATCTCGCCGTCAACAAATCAGACAGCAATCATATCTTCGCCGTCAAATCAGTCGGTTTTGCCACTTGTATCCCACGTCAGCTCGACTCGTTGGAAAACGAAATTCGTATCCTCCGCTCGGTTTCGTCACCACACATCGTGAGGTTCCTCGGCGATGACGTGACCCGAGAAGGAACCGGGTCGTTCCGGAACCTTCATCTCGAGTACATGCCACGTGGAACTCTCGCTGATGTGGCGGGTCAAAACCTCGAGGAAGATACGATCCGACGGTTCACGTGGTGTTTGGTCTCTGCTTTGAAGGACGTCCACACGTGCGGCTTCGTCCACTGCGATGTGAAGGCGAGAAACGTTCTGCTTGGAGAAGAACCCGGTTCTGCTAAGCTCGCCGATTTCGGTTCCGGTTTAGATATTCGAACCGGAAACCAAACCGGGTGCGAGGCACGTGGTAGTCCACTGTGGATGGCGCCGGAGGTAGTTCGCGGCGAATGCCAAGGCCCCGAGAGCGACGTGTGGTCTCTTGGCTGTACGATCATCGAGATGGTCACCGGAGAACCGCCGTGGAATGAAGACGGAGCTGAGACTCTGAGAACGATCGGATTCTCCGACGAGCTACCGAAATTTCCGGCGAGGTTATCGGAAAATGGCCGGGACTTTCTGGAGAAATGTCTGAGGAGAGACCCGAGCGAGCGGTGGAGCTGCGATCAGCTGTTGCGACATCCTTTCCTCTCGTGTTATGCTCTGTCGGAATCTCCGCGGCATGTATTCGACTGGGTGGACTTGGTGttcgaggaagaagaagcagtGGTGAGTGAGTCAGTGTCGTCCGAGTCGAGTTCGAATATCGCTAGGGAGAGGATCGGTACTTTGGCGATGAGCAGAGGGGTAATCTGGGAATCTGATGGTTGGTTGGTGGTTAGAGGTTCGGGGACACGTCAGCTCGTTCGTGATTCTTCATGTACGGAACTCGTAACGGTGAGGAATTCGACAAGTTCATCGTATAGTTATAGTCCGACGTGGCAGATAGCTAAAGGGAAGATAACATTTTGTTCACACAACGTTAGATATATGTGGTGGCAAAATCGTAAATACGTGGAAGTTAAACGTACGGGCGTGAATGCACCGCCGCAGTGTTGTGACCGTGATGTGCCTCAAAACGCGGATTTGGATGTACCCGACCTAGCGATAATAGTCGCATGTAGTACATTATTGTGCATGTGTTGTGCCCAAAtgttcataaataaaatattttatgttggCAATTTTTGTTCTCTATACACGGCCACACAAATGTTCACTAATAAATACGCAAACATATCTATGACAAGTGGCAATAAAGAAAAGCAACATGTGTCTCAAAGAGTGGGATCATTCATGAATATTGTATATCTTAAGCTACACAATAATGACCAGTTTTAG
- the LOC108824608 gene encoding RING-H2 finger protein ATL63, protein MREEGSMTTRNSLLKTLSSYNSNVLLAALLFLLLVVLFVLLLHFYARFYWSNSDHEFFAARRRLRRRRIRRRTVTTTRIIPPLPLRGVVDDAEASVATTSDDKGLDPSVISSIPLFVFEDDEKEEEEEEECVICLGLWEAGDFGRKLRFCGHGFHVECIDMWLSSHSSCPLCRSPVLAAVSDRENLKPDINDDVDVVEGEEEEAEEDENVVAGDRRISLSLDVTEDNAKTGVDDDGVGVGEGEVRIEVLDEDGGSRGYRRSTSSASSSLMRMLSSRTRSEGSKVFPSSATQDSSQ, encoded by the coding sequence ATGAGGGAAGAAGGCTCAATGACAACTAGAAACAGTCTCCTCAAAACCTTGTCTTCTTACAATTCCAATGTTCTCTTAGCTgctctcctcttcctcctcttagTCGTCCTCTTCGTCTTGCTTCTCCATTTCTACGCCCGCTTTTACTGGTCAAACTCCGACCACGAATTCTTCGCCGCTCGACGCCGGCTGAGAAGGAGACGAATCCGAAGAAGAACAGTCACAACGACGAGAATCATACCTCCTCTCCCACTAAGAGGTGTCGTCGACGACGCTGAAGCTTCTGTTGCTACGACAAGCGATGACAAAGGTTTGGACCCTTCGGTCATTTCTTCGATTCCTCTGTTTGTTTTCGAAGACGACgagaaagaagaggaggaggaggaggagtgtGTGATATGTCTTGGTTTGTGGGAAGCGGGAGATTTCGGGAGGAAGTTGAGATTTTGCGGACATGGGTTTCACGTTGAGTGTATAGACATGTGGTTGTCTTCTCATTCTTCTTGTCCGCTCTGTCGATCCCCTGTTCTCGCCGCCGTCTCCGATCGAGAAAATCTCAAGCCGGACATTAACGACGACGTTGATGTCGtggagggagaagaagaagaggcagaagaagatgagaacGTCGTCGCCGGTGATCGGAGAATTTCACTGTCTCTTGATGTGACGGAAGATAATGCAAAAACAGGGGTTGACGACGACGGCGTTGGCGTCGGAGAAGGAGAGGTTAGAATTGAAGTGTTAGATGAGGACGGAGGATCAAGAGGTTATCGGAGATCGACGTCTTCAGCATCGAGTTCGTTGATGAGGATGCTGAGTAGTAGAACTAGATCGGAGGGTAGCAAAGTGTTTCCGTCGTCGGCGACGCAAGATTCGTCTCAGTAA